The following proteins are encoded in a genomic region of Ailuropoda melanoleuca isolate Jingjing chromosome 10, ASM200744v2, whole genome shotgun sequence:
- the HDAC2 gene encoding histone deacetylase 2, whose translation MAYSQGGGKKKVCYYYDGDIGNYYYGQGHPMKPHRIRMTHNLLLNYGLYRKMEIYRPHKATAEEMTKYHSDEYIKFLRSIRPDNMSEYSKQMQRFNVGEDCPVFDGLFEFCQLSTGGSVAGAVKLNRQQTDMAVNWAGGLHHAKKSEASGFCYVNDIVLAILELLKYHQRVLYIDIDIHHGDGVEEAFYTTDRVMTVSFHKYGEYFPGTGDLRDIGAGKGKYYAVNFPMRDGIDDESYGQIFKPIISKVMEMYQPSAVVLQCGADSLSGDRLGCFNLTVKGHAKCVEVVKTFNLPLLMLGGGGYTIRNVARCWTYETAVALDCEIPNELPYNDYFEYFGPDFKLHISPSNMTNQNTPEYMEKIKQRLFENLRMLPHAPGVQMQAIPEDAVHEDSGDEDGEDPDKRISIRASDKRIACDEEFSDSEDEGEGGRRNVADHKKGAKKARIEEDKKETEDKKADVKEEDKSKDSSGEKTDTKGAKSEQLSNP comes from the exons gtGATATTGGAAATTACTATTATGGACAGGGTCATCCCATGAAACCTCATAGAATCCGCATGACCCATAACTTGCTGCTAAATTATGGCttatatagaaaaatggaaatatat aGGCCCCATAAAGCCACTGctgaagaaatgacaaaataccacagtgATGAGTACATCAAATTTCTACGTTCAATAAGACCAGATAACATGTCTGAGTATAGTAAGCAGATGCAGAGAT TTAATGTTGGAGAAGATTGTCCAGTGTTTGATGGACTCTTTGAGTTTTGTCAGCTCTCAACTGGTGGCTCGGTTG CTGGGGCTGTGAAGTTAAACCGACAACAAACTGATATGGCTGTTAACTGGGCTGGAGGATTACATCACGCTAAGAAATCAGAAGCATCAGGATTCTGTTACGTTAATGATATTGTACTTGCTATCCTTGAATTACTAAA GTATCACCAGAGAGTCTtatatattgatattgatatCCATCATGGTGATGGTGTTGAAGAAGCTTTTTATACAACAGATCGTGTAATGACTGTATCATTCCATAAATATGGGGAATACTTTCCTGGAACAGGAGACTTGAGG GATATTGGTGCAGGAAAAGGCAAATACTATGCTGTCAATTTTCCAATGAGAGATGGTATAGATGATGAATCCTATGGGCAGATATTTAAGCct ATTATCTCAAAGGTGATGGAAATGTACCAGCCCAGTGCTGTGGTGCTCCAGTGTGGTGCGGACTCACTATCTGGTGACAGGCTCGGGTGCTTCAATCTGACAGTCAAAG gtcATGCTAAATGTGTAGAAGTTGTGAAAACTTTCAATTTACCATTACTGATGCTTGGGGGGGGTGGATACACTATTCGTAATGTTGCTCGATGTTGGACATACGAGACTGCAGTTGCCCTTGATTGTGAGATTCCCAATG aattgCCATATAATGATTACTTTGAGTATTTTGGCCCGGACTTCAAACTGCATATTAGTCCTTCAAACATGACAAACCAGAACACTCCAGAATATATGGAAAAGATAAA ACAGcgtttatttgaaaatttacgCATGTTACCTCATGCACCTGGCGTCCAGATGCAAGCTATTCCAGAAGATGCTGTTCATGAAGACAGCGGAGATGAAGATGGAGAAGATCCGGATAAGAGAATTTCTA TTCGAGCCTCAGACAAACGGATAGCTTGTGATGAAGAATTCTCAGATTCTGaggatgaaggagaaggaggacgTAGAAATGTGGCTGATCATaagaaaggagcaaagaaagCTAGAATTGAAGAAGAcaagaaggaaacagaggacaAAAAAGCAG acgTTAAGGAAGAAGATAAATCCAAGGACAGTAGTGGTGAAAAAACAGATACCAAAGG AGCCAAATCAGAACAGCTCAGCAACCCTTGA